The segment AGTTGGTGTCATCGACATCTTATGAACCCTCCTCCCGCATCTCGGCGAATTTAGATTTAAGCACTTCTTTCTCCATACTATAGATTGTGTTAATTCCCTTGTACGCTAAATCTAGCCCTTGTTTAAACTCTTCTGGTGTCATATGACCGTTTAACTGAATTAATGTTATTTGACCCAAAGATGGCATCATGGCAACCGGCATGTCCGCCTCGCCCCACATATCTTCAGGCTCATTCAAATCCAATACAACCACTCCGTCTGCTTTTCCAACAGCTACGGCAGCTATTGCATCTCTTACTGGTATTCCAGCGTCTATTATAGCCAAAGAAGCAGCCATTAAAGATGCTAATCGTGTACCCGCGTCTGCCTGAATAACTTCCATAAATACATCTATTGAAGACCTTGGGAACTGTTCAACAAGTACAGACGATTCTAACGCTTCGCGAATAACCTTCGAGAGTTCTATCTCTCTTCTACTAGGAACTGGACTTTTCCTCTCGTCAGTAGAAAACGGAGTCATATGATATCTTACTCTTAAAGTAGCTCTATTAGGTAAGGCTAAATGTCTAGGATGCATCTCTCTAGGGCCATATACCGCGGCAATTATTTTGGTGTTTCCTACCTCAACTAATGACGATCCATCCGCATTTTTTAGAACGCCAATTTCCATCTTCATTGGCCTTAGTTCGTCCGGTCTTCTTCCATCAAGCCTTCTTCCATCATCAAGTATTAGTTTGGGCTTCTGAACTTGTAACACTCTTATCACCTAAAGATTCTTTTATAAGTTTTTTAATTCTATCAGTCAGACCCTTTGTGTGAGACTCCTGCTCAATTGTCCTGATTGCGGTTATTAGTATTTTTTCTTTCTCTATAGAAGGACAATTTGCCCATACCCTCCCGTTTTGGGCCACTATCAGATCGCATCCAGTTTCAGTACTCAGTGTGTCCATCATGCTCCTGCCCTTTCCCACTATCCTAGGAACTTTTACTGGAAGCACATCTATTACCGTCCCTGTAGATACCCTACCAAGTCCTTTACCTTTTACTGAAAGGGTTGGATCGCTTGTCCTATCAAAGCTCTCTAATTTTGCTATAACGAAGTCACCAACATCTATGTATCTCCTTAGATCTTCACCTACATTCGCTGGTCTCCCTAATAACGAGGCCGCTGGTAGGTAAGCCGAATAGGGAGCTTTTATATCCACAATCCAACCATATTGCTCTACATCTTTTACCAGAGCTATTACTGTATCACCTATCCGCGGATAATAGTGAGAGCCCTCTAGCGGTATAACTTCAAATACTGGCTCTTTTATTTCCAAAATACCTACAACAGAAGCAAAATATTTATTGCTTTGCTTGATTATGTAAGGGGACCAAGGTATCTGAAAATTCCCTTCTGCTATTAAATCCCCAGGTACAACTATCGACTTATCTTGCAGATATATTTTATTCTCACCCGACATTTCACTTCACTTGGATAACTCTAACTTCTACTTCTCCTTTAGTTATAGAATTTAACTTATCGATAATGTCTTGCTGAGCTCCTGCTGGTATCTCTATCTCTGCAACTAGTGTACCGTCATTAAGCCAAACCGTTTTTTTGACACTACCTAACGAGCTTAAACTCTGTTTAGCCTTGCCAGAATATTTCTGAGGAATCTTAACCTCCAGGATGGCTCTTGCAACCTTAATTGGTATCACTTTCGTGAGCTCGTGTATGATCTGAAGAGCCTGAGCTTCTATATCTTTGTTCATGTCAATTTGAATCCTTGCCTGTTCCATAGCCATTTCAAGTCTAGCCGGAGGAATAGGCAGGTTAGTCTTAGGATCTATAGCATTTCTGTGAATAAAATCTATTATTTGCCTTCTTTTGGTCTCTAGGAGTTCCTTTCTTTGTTCAGCAGTAACAGGAATTTCTCCTTTGAGGATAATCTCTTTCGAAACTGTTTCAAAGTCAGTAGTGCCGAACACTTTCTTTAGAGAAGCTGGAGATGCCTTAAGCCCTTTCTTAACATCCTTATAGATTGTGTCTGAAACAACTATATCAGATAAAGAAATGCCTTTTCCTTCTCTAAGCTGCATTGCCTCTTTAGGTTTCACAAGAATCTCGAATCTTTCTCCATGAGATTCGAACTTCGCTATAACATAATCCTTTGGTCCCATATATTTTAATCACCATACTTTATATCTTTTGAATGTAACTAGACCTCTCTTCTGTCCCCATCTTCCTAAATTGGCCATCTTTTGTGGCAAAACCTATTTCTACATTATTTGGGCTCAGCTTCTCCCCTGGCTTAAGCGTAGCCTTTAATGCGTTTAGAGCTAAGAGAATGGTATCTTCAACGGTCAGGTCCTCTTTATAGTTCTTTTCTAGATAATCAGTTGCATTATATCCTCCCTGTCCTATCGCTACGGCCTGATATGGCATGAATTGGCCGCTAGGTTCGGTCATGAAAAGTTTAGTAACCCCTTTATCTACCCCTCCTACTATAAGGGCTACACCAAACGGTCTAACTCCACCATGTTGAGTGTACATTTGTTTAACGTCTGATATTAGCTTAGTCAAGTAGTCTATACTGATAGGTTCGTCATAAACTAATCTGTGCTGTAGAGATGAGTTCCTGGCATAATCTATAAGTATCCTACCGTCTGAGGCTAGTCCCGCAAAACTGCAGCCTACATGATCATCAAGCAGAAATACCTTTTCTATACTATCAACGTCTAATAGCTGTGAAGCTTTTTTCTTCTCTCCTAGGATAACCACAGCGTTTCTAGTTTTCACTCCTAATGTAGTCCATCCCTTCTTTACTGCCTCAAAGGCGTAGTCTACTTGGTACAGAGACCCGTCGGGCGAAAATATTGTTATTGCCCTATCATAACCCATTGCGGCTGGTCCAAAAGCCATATATCATCAATTTATACGATACCTAGAAGCTAATAAAAGTGTCATAATCAGATCGTCGCAGGGTTCATCATAGCGCAGTCTGGAGCGGCGTCATCATCTAGAACGTATGAGGCTCTTAGCCTTTTTTAAACTTCCGGTAGTTTTGTAAGGTATTAGGAGAGTTTCAACTCCATTTATTGATTTCACAAAAGGTAACGAAGCTATGACCATTTTGTATCCTATCCTATTAGTGGATATTATGCCCATCATGTTATGAGGATCAAAAAAAATCACATGTGGTGAAGATAAATCAAGCCACATTTTTCCTCCTAAGTATGAGACACCGTCCTTTATGGATTCCTCTATTGCTTGAGGAGATATATCCTGTTTATTTGATATCAATCTAAATATAATATATCTCTTTTTATTTTTCGATAACTTATATCTTCTATTCAGATCAATCTGAAAAGATTTATTTTTTAATTTTAAAATTAAAATAAATGTTATTATAGATAACCATAATATAATTATTATATTAAGATATGTCTGATACAATATTAAACAGCTCCATTGGATATCGACTAATCCAGACGATCGCCCTCGAGGATGACGCACCGTGAATCAATAAATAATTAAATAAGCTTAGCGGAGGCCAAACGTCTGAAATAGTTGATGCGCAGGATGAAAATACAATCTTTATATTATTATATCCCCACTCTATACTTCTTCTTATCAATTCGGAAGAAGATTCGTTTAATCTAATCTCAATAAACTTATTTTTAATTTTTATTAAATGTAAGAGATTTTTTTTCAAAAGATGATAATTGGTTCTATCCAAGCTTATTCCATGTATTCTATAGTCGTTTAAGGCTTTGACTAAATTTTCCCTTGATGAAGGCTTGAAAAACAGTATTTCGTTGGTTGAAGTCGTAGAAGGGTTACTCACACCACTGTAAAAAGTCCTTCTTATTCTAATGTCTTCTCCAGCTTCCGAAGCTGCGGAGTACTCTAACACAAACTTGCTAAAACCCAAGCCTTTCATTACGTCAATCAGTCGGTTGTTACGTATACAGGTTTCCACTAGCAATTTGCCTCAGGACCTCCCTAAATTTTGCTATATCGTCTTTGAGACTTATAGTGATCTTTATTACATCCTCTCCGTCTTTAAGTACAACTCTATTTCTTGATATCAGTTCCTGTTTATCAATCCTTAGGTATATCCTATTCCCCTGAGATCTGCTTTCCAGTGTTGATAGTAAGAAAACTATATCTCCCTTATCAAGTTTTGAGATTATTCTTTCAGTTACTGCTGTAGCTTGTTTACCTTCGAGCTCTACTCTATAAGTAAGTATAGGATCGCCGTAATGACCAGTCACCTTAGTTTCGATCACGTTTAGTCCTTCAATATTACCTAAAAGCGAGTTCAACGATTGAACTACTTTCTGTTCACTTTCAGTAGAATAAGAGAAAATCGAAGCGACTAACTTATTGACTTTCATTGTGTCTACTTGCCTGGAATTCTATCATAACTCTGCAATCTATAGTACTTACTTGCTTCGTGTCTTCTCTTTTGTTCTCTCTCCTTCCTTTTCTTCACTATTTTTTGATGTTGTGTCCCTCTTAGCCCACGTGATTTTAGCAAACCTCTAGTTCTTCTACCCGCAGAGGTTAAACCCCTAAACACTCTCCTAGTGTTTGCAGGGTCCTTTAACCACTTGAATCTGGGATCGGAACTAATAACTGGATTATTTGGATCGACCAGTATTATCTCGAAATATTTGTATTTACCGTCCTCCGCAACATAATAACTTCCCAAAACCTCTAGGTTTGGAAATTTTCTGGCCGCTTTCTCCTCAGCGATGAACTGTAAACTTTTGGCTGGCGAATATCCATAAACGCCCATCCTTTTAGGACGTCTTCCGCTATTTGGCCTTTGTTTGTCAAGCCCACCCTTCTCTACTTTTACCCTCGCTATAACGATACCTTGTTTCGCTTTATAACCTATGGCTCTAGCTCTATATAACCTTGTAGGCTTTTCTATTCGCGTAACCGTGTTCTGATTTCTCCATTCAATAAGCCTCTGCCTCATTATAGTTTTCTTCCAATCCTCACTGGACCACGTCTTCTCCATCAAGGAATAAGCTGAAGCCACCATAAAACCTCTCCTATAGAGCTAATGTCAACGGCTTAAAAAACTGAGCGGTACCTTATTATTGAAGATAATAAAATGATAACTATCGGTCTCATTGGTAAAACCAACGTAGGGAAAAGCACTTTCTTTTCGTCCGCTACATTAATTGATGTAGAAATCTCTAACAGACCGTTTGTTACTATAGAACCTAACGTTGGAGTAGCTTACGTACGTAAAGAATGTGCACATACTAAGCTTGGAGTGAGGTGCAATCCAAGGAACTCAATTTGTATAGGCGATTATAGATTCATTCCTGTTAAACTGGTTGATGTAGCTGGACTTATTCCAGGAGCTCACGAAGGAAAAGGTTTAGGTAATAAATTCCTTGACGATTTAAGAAAAGCCGACGTTCTAATTCATGTAGTTGATGCTAGCGGTTCCACTGATGAAGAGGGACGTCAAGTATCTCCCGGCACAAGAGACCCTGAAGAGGACATAAAATTCGTTGAGAATGAGATAGATGAATGGTTTTATTCAATTATAAGTAAAGAATGGGATAAATTTGCCAGAACAACGGACCTTAGTAGTAAAGACGTACCTGAGTCGCTTCTAACCAAAATATCTGGATTGTCGGTGAACAGGAAACAGATAATTAAGGCATTGAAAACTACAGGACTAGATGGTAAAAAACTCCTTCTATGGAAAGATGAAGACATTAGATCTTTCAGCTCCGCTTTACGCCGTATATCTAAACCTATTGTTATAGCAGCAAACAAGGCTGATATGCCTACAGCAAAAGAAAATATCAATAGACTAAAAGCCAAATATCCTTTTGTAATACCTGTTAGCGCAGAATCAGAGCTAGCGCTTAGAAGAGCAGCAAAAACTGGTCTAATTGACTATATCCCGGGAGACTCTAGCTTCAAGGTGAAAGGGACTATAGATAAGAAAAGAGAAAAAGCTCTAGAATTCATAAGAGATACTGTTCTTAACGTGTATGGAAACACGGGGGTCCAGCAGGCTCTAAATGATGCAGTGTTCGGTGCACTCAACATGATTCATGTCTATCCCGTAGAAGACGAAAGGAGATACACGAATAGGGATGGTGACGTCTTGCCAGATGTATTGCTTCTAGAAAATGGATCTACACCAAGAGACATGGCTTTCTTGATACATACCGACTTAGGTAAAGGGTTCCTGTACGCCATTGAAGCAAAAACCAAAATGAGGATTGGAGAGGACTACATTTTAAAAGATGGAGACGTAATTAAAATTGTATCGACTTTATCTAGAGGCTAGAAACTGGTAGACTAAAACGGGTTTACTATTAAAACCTAAAGAATTTAGGGTAAGCACTCATCTTAGTCCAAAGAATTCTCCTCTTCTAACATCTCTGTTCACAACCGCACCTGGGTAGATTCTAGCGTAAGAACCTATCTTCACACCCGGTAGAATTGACACATTAATTCCTGTCCTAACATGTGCTCCTATTATTGCTCCTAATTTCTTTCTTCCGCTATTTAACCTTTTTTCCTTGATATTAACGTATATATCTCTCTCATCAAATCTCAAATTCGCTATTAAAGTTCCCGCGCCAAAGTTAACATCCTCGGCTATTACACTGTCCCCAACATAGCTAAGATGAGGTATCTTTGTATTCTCCATGATTACTGACTCTTTTACTTCAACAAAGGATCCAATCTTAGAGTTACTGCCTATAACGGTGTAAGGCCTTATATATGCGTTCGGTCCTATAGAAGAATTCTTCCCTATATAGACTGGACCCTCGATAACGCTTCCATGTCTAACTATACTTCCTTCCTCTATAACTACTTCTCCTTTAATCATTACGTTACTCTCAATATTCCCCATTACACTACCATGAATACCGTTTAGCTCAGTCTTGTTCACCTCAATTATATCCCAGGGTCTACCCACGTCCTTCCAGACTGCGGAGGTCCTTACTACCTTCACTTTATTTCGTCTTGAGAAGTTAGTTAAAGCGTCTGTAAGCTCATATTCCCCTCTAGAAGAAATCTGCAGTTTATCTACAAATTCAAAAAAGTCTGGTGTGACTTTAAATATTCCTCCGTTAATTAGATTCGATGGAGGAGACTGACTCTTTTCTATTATTCCACGTAGGTAACCACCCTCGTCTATCATCAGCGAGCCATATTCTCCAGGATTAGGTACTTCAGCTCCTAATATCGCGCTTTCCTCCTGAGTTATGACGGCTTCTATCGATTCTTTTGTTGTATATATATCGCCATATATTATTAAAATGTCATCAGAGAACTTAGGAACGTAGAACAGTGCTCCTCCCGTACCTTTTCTCTCTCCTTGTTTTACGAAACGAACATTGTTAAGCTTATAGAAGAAGGCCTCATAACTCTTTTCTAGCTGATCTGGGATTATAACATAAATATCAGGATTTTGTAATAATTCCCTTACAAACCTCAACGTTCTTTCGATTAACGTCTCGCCTAAAATTGGAATGAAGGGTTTAGGTCTGGTATCAGTTATCGGTTCTAGTCTCTCTCCCTTACCCGCTGCTAGCAGCACTACTTTCAACTGTTTGTGTAACCTCCTTCTCTGACTCCTTGATTAATGGCACTAAGAGAACCTTAGATTTCTCTATCTCAGCTTTCCTTAACGGGGCTATTTTCTTCGCTTCATTAAAAATGTTATTTGCTAGGTTCCCGAAAATCATTTCCTGTATGAATTCATCGAACGTCTTTCCTTCAGCAGACTTCTTGACTACGTCCTCCATGATCTTCCTTATCACTGTAGCCTGATCCCTGTGGATCCTGTATGCGGTGAGCGCAAGCGTCTTTATCCTTAAAGTGTAACCGTCTTTCGTTGTGATATCAATGACCTTATTTATTTTAGAGCTTTTCCTCCTAACTAAGGATCTGATGTAATCTCTGGACAACTCATGACCAGCAAATTGTGTAAATAGCCTCTCTCCTTCATTTCTGTATATCTTAAAGTATATATGAACATAAACCGTACTAAAATCGCCTGTTAAATCGTAGAGAGTGGTTTCCACTTTTCTTCCAATGGCCTGTGAAACTTCAAATGCAGGCGTTGAGCCTAACGATACCTCACCGAAAATTTTCGGTGAGTAAATAGAGAACCATTTCTTCATTCTCCACTTATCCTTAATTTGACCTGTACCGCTTTTGCCGCTTGATCTAGATGACATTAATCAACATGTGTAGGAAAAGAGTATAAAAACTCATTCTTGAGTGTGAAGGATCCTCATATATACTTTCCTGAGGAATCTAACGACTGCCCTACCTTCTTCCTCATCTCTAATACCTCTAAATAAAGATCTTTTAGTTGCAACGTACATAGCATCGTCTCCATCCGATCTCCTTACATCATTATAGATGAGTTTTACATATTTATCTATAAATCCTAAAGTTTCTGATGATACATTCATATCGTTGCTTATCCTATTCTCGTTCACCTTGCTTTTCCAAAGTTCGTAAAGTATTATACTCACGGCATGTGACAAGTTTAAAACTGGATAGTCTCTATTTGCTGGAATAAAAACCATTATATCGGTCATAGCTATTTCTTCCCTAGTCAGACCTACGCTCTCTCTTCCAAAAACTAACCCAACTTGCCTTCTTCCGATAAGACTTGAAATTTCCCAAGGTGCCATAGACTTTCTAAGCATGTCTCCTTTGGAATCTGCAATACTAGACGTGGAGATTTTCAGATCCAGATCTTCTATGGCGTCTTCTAGTTTATCAACTACTTTAGCTCTTTCTAAGAATGTGTTGCCTTTTGCCGAAAATTGCTTCGCCTTATCTAGATCGCATTTGGGATTAACAATGTATAGCTGATCAACGTCAAAGTTTTTACATAGTCTAGCTATAAACCCTACGTTGTACTCTCCTTCAGGTTCTACCAATATAACTCTTATCAATCACCTTCACCGCCTTTAATATCTCGAATCCGACTACGATCTCTTTGACTTTGTCTACTTCCAAGCTCCTCTCCTCGAGGATTTTAAATAACTTTTCCTCATCTGTGAAGCTAGAGTAAACAAAATAATACTTCCTAGATCTTGTCAGAAGCAAAAGTCTATTCAATTGTTCTAGTCCACCTATTCCTCCAGACCAACTATATCCAATCCAACTTGAAGTCTCTGATACCGGAAGATACGGAGGATTAAATATGACACTGTCAAACGCTACGTCTCTTAAACAGGTAGTTAGGTCACAGTTTAACACGTCTATATCGATGTTATTTAGCCTAGCTGAACATTGGGTTACTAAAGAGGCAAAAGGATTTATATCTACTGATATTACCCTAGCACCTAAAGAATGTGCTACGATACCTAAGATACCTGATCCAGACCCTACGTCCAATACGCTCTCACCTTTTTCCAAATCGAGAATTGACGCCAAGAGCTCAGAATCCTCAGCTGGCTCGTATACGTTATCGTCTAAGCATAGCTTATACCCAAGGTAGCTAAAATATCTATAACCATCCATGGTTTAAAATCCCTCAATCTTTTGTCACTCGATGAGTTTAGCCCACACAACTTAGCTATATTATTTAAGGATTTATTTCTATATTTGCTAATACACGCTATTACGTCTGTTACCTTTTGATCGTACTGCCTAGATCTTTTTAGAGATACTAGTGCTGAGAAAATTCTAGGGGCGGGCCTAAATGAGGAAGGCGGTATAACAAACAATTTATTTATTTCAAAATAATAATTCAGTATAAAAGATATGAACGTTGGGTAGTCAATTACCTTATTAACAAAATCCTCTTGAAGTATCAACAGTAACCTTGAAATTCCATTGATTTTAATTATCTCCATAAAAAAGTCATAGGTAATGGAATAGGGTAAAGAGGAGATAATTTGCCCACGTAAAACGGGAAGTTTCCTAGCATCACCCTGAATCGGATTGTAATTTTTGAGAAAAGATAACAATCTCTGATCAATTTCAATACATAAATCAGGCGATACGACTTCTGAGAGATTACCCTTACCACATCCTATTTCAATTAGAGGTCGTTCTGTAGAAATATTATCAGAAATCTTTCTTATAACGTCTTTATCTACAAGGAAGTTCTGAGAATAATTCATTCGTGTCTTATCCTTTCTAGGTAACCTATATATTTCTGTTCTTGGTTTCTCTTTTCGGTCTCTGTAGGGTAGACAAATAGAAAGTATTTATCTTCACGCTTTATTTCGAGTAATATTCTTTTCTTTAATATCTCTTTTACTCCCTTAATCCCTACTCTATCTTCTATGTCCTTATAACTTGTAAAGGGACTCTTCTTCCTCTCTTCAAGGATTATTCTAAGGGTCTTTTTACCTATGTCAGGGAGTAACTCCAGCGCATGAAGCTTTAGAGTTAAGGCCTCCGCCTTATTAAAGAAGTTCACGAATTGATGTTCCTTCTCTGTGATTATTTTTTCTATTATCTTGGCAAGATTGTCTCTGGCTAGCGAGGTTAGATCTTCATACCCTATTAGGACGTCAACTCTCAGAAGAGGAGGCTCATGATCTCTATCTATCTTTTCCTCGAGCTGGATTTTATCGGTTAGAGGAAAAGCTTCCATAAGTATAAAGAAATCTTCTCCTAACAATTGAAGTAGTGGCTTATTTTTGTGCCATGAGTGCCTATCTAGAGGATTTCCATCTCTAAGGTAATCCAGTACGTAGACATATTGCTCTCTCGGTCCCTTCTTGCTCATAGTGCCACAGGTAAGCTTATGTAATTAAGATTATTAAAGACAATCAGGCCGATTTATATTTCTTTACTAATCGTACTATATTATCTATATCTTCCTGAGAAAAGGTCTTATTCTCTATAACTAAGATAGCTCTAAGCTCGTCTGGAGTTTCAGGGCATATACTACTTATCATTGCCCTTACTTCTTTCTTACTAACTAAGGGCTTGAGTTCTTCCATAAGTTGTTTGGCATTTTCCGAAGAACACTTCTCAATAGAATTGAGATATTCGAAAGTTTTCTGAAGTATTGAAGATGACCCTGCCTCTATTGCTTCCTTCAGGATCTCTTTAGCTACAGAATAAGGAACATAATCCTCTTCAATTATCTGAAATGAAGACATTTTGAAAAACCACTCTACGACTTAATTTCGACCAGATGTTCTGGCCTAACTATGAGTACCTTTTCTTTCTCTCCTAGAGAGACTTTTACTTCGTAAGCCTTACCTCTCTTCTTCAGAATAGCCCCTACTTTTCCTTGATACCTCCTATGAGGCATTCCACTATGAGTCGAGGAGTTGATTTTGATTATAACTTTTTGTCCTTCTTGGAAATCATCCATTAGTCTACCAAGAGAAGGAACTGCCCCCTTTTCTCTAGGCGATTTTTTTAGAAGCTTTCTGCTTCTAGTTCTATTCCCCCTAGAATGCGAGACCATGAGAAACACTGAGAAACAGAGGAAATGCTAATAAATTAAATTTTCGGATAAACCTTTAAGCACTGGCTACAAAACATAACATGCGGGGGTGCCCGAGCATGGTCAAAGGGGGCGGACTTAAGATCACTATAGGAGATCCGCTGGAGTAGTCCTGCGCGGGTTCAAATCCCG is part of the Metallosphaera cuprina Ar-4 genome and harbors:
- the rrp41 gene encoding exosome complex exonuclease Rrp41, giving the protein MLQVQKPKLILDDGRRLDGRRPDELRPMKMEIGVLKNADGSSLVEVGNTKIIAAVYGPREMHPRHLALPNRATLRVRYHMTPFSTDERKSPVPSRREIELSKVIREALESSVLVEQFPRSSIDVFMEVIQADAGTRLASLMAASLAIIDAGIPVRDAIAAVAVGKADGVVVLDLNEPEDMWGEADMPVAMMPSLGQITLIQLNGHMTPEEFKQGLDLAYKGINTIYSMEKEVLKSKFAEMREEGS
- the rrp4 gene encoding exosome complex RNA-binding protein Rrp4; translated protein: MSGENKIYLQDKSIVVPGDLIAEGNFQIPWSPYIIKQSNKYFASVVGILEIKEPVFEVIPLEGSHYYPRIGDTVIALVKDVEQYGWIVDIKAPYSAYLPAASLLGRPANVGEDLRRYIDVGDFVIAKLESFDRTSDPTLSVKGKGLGRVSTGTVIDVLPVKVPRIVGKGRSMMDTLSTETGCDLIVAQNGRVWANCPSIEKEKILITAIRTIEQESHTKGLTDRIKKLIKESLGDKSVTSSEAQTNT
- a CDS encoding ribosome assembly factor SBDS produces the protein MGPKDYVIAKFESHGERFEILVKPKEAMQLREGKGISLSDIVVSDTIYKDVKKGLKASPASLKKVFGTTDFETVSKEIILKGEIPVTAEQRKELLETKRRQIIDFIHRNAIDPKTNLPIPPARLEMAMEQARIQIDMNKDIEAQALQIIHELTKVIPIKVARAILEVKIPQKYSGKAKQSLSSLGSVKKTVWLNDGTLVAEIEIPAGAQQDIIDKLNSITKGEVEVRVIQVK
- the psmA gene encoding archaeal proteasome endopeptidase complex subunit alpha, with the protein product MAFGPAAMGYDRAITIFSPDGSLYQVDYAFEAVKKGWTTLGVKTRNAVVILGEKKKASQLLDVDSIEKVFLLDDHVGCSFAGLASDGRILIDYARNSSLQHRLVYDEPISIDYLTKLISDVKQMYTQHGGVRPFGVALIVGGVDKGVTKLFMTEPSGQFMPYQAVAIGQGGYNATDYLEKNYKEDLTVEDTILLALNALKATLKPGEKLSPNNVEIGFATKDGQFRKMGTEERSSYIQKI
- a CDS encoding Rpp14/Pop5 family protein — protein: MYQTYLNIIIILWLSIITFILILKLKNKSFQIDLNRRYKLSKNKKRYIIFRLISNKQDISPQAIEESIKDGVSYLGGKMWLDLSSPHVIFFDPHNMMGIISTNRIGYKMVIASLPFVKSINGVETLLIPYKTTGSLKKAKSLIRSR
- a CDS encoding RNA-binding domain-containing protein, whose translation is MKVNKLVASIFSYSTESEQKVVQSLNSLLGNIEGLNVIETKVTGHYGDPILTYRVELEGKQATAVTERIISKLDKGDIVFLLSTLESRSQGNRIYLRIDKQELISRNRVVLKDGEDVIKITISLKDDIAKFREVLRQIASGNLYT
- a CDS encoding 50S ribosomal protein L15e — its product is MVASAYSLMEKTWSSEDWKKTIMRQRLIEWRNQNTVTRIEKPTRLYRARAIGYKAKQGIVIARVKVEKGGLDKQRPNSGRRPKRMGVYGYSPAKSLQFIAEEKAARKFPNLEVLGSYYVAEDGKYKYFEIILVDPNNPVISSDPRFKWLKDPANTRRVFRGLTSAGRRTRGLLKSRGLRGTQHQKIVKKRKEREQKRRHEASKYYRLQSYDRIPGK
- a CDS encoding redox-regulated ATPase YchF, which encodes MITIGLIGKTNVGKSTFFSSATLIDVEISNRPFVTIEPNVGVAYVRKECAHTKLGVRCNPRNSICIGDYRFIPVKLVDVAGLIPGAHEGKGLGNKFLDDLRKADVLIHVVDASGSTDEEGRQVSPGTRDPEEDIKFVENEIDEWFYSIISKEWDKFARTTDLSSKDVPESLLTKISGLSVNRKQIIKALKTTGLDGKKLLLWKDEDIRSFSSALRRISKPIVIAANKADMPTAKENINRLKAKYPFVIPVSAESELALRRAAKTGLIDYIPGDSSFKVKGTIDKKREKALEFIRDTVLNVYGNTGVQQALNDAVFGALNMIHVYPVEDERRYTNRDGDVLPDVLLLENGSTPRDMAFLIHTDLGKGFLYAIEAKTKMRIGEDYILKDGDVIKIVSTLSRG
- the spn gene encoding bifunctional sugar-1-phosphate nucleotidylyltransferase/acetyltransferase gives rise to the protein MKVVLLAAGKGERLEPITDTRPKPFIPILGETLIERTLRFVRELLQNPDIYVIIPDQLEKSYEAFFYKLNNVRFVKQGERKGTGGALFYVPKFSDDILIIYGDIYTTKESIEAVITQEESAILGAEVPNPGEYGSLMIDEGGYLRGIIEKSQSPPSNLINGGIFKVTPDFFEFVDKLQISSRGEYELTDALTNFSRRNKVKVVRTSAVWKDVGRPWDIIEVNKTELNGIHGSVMGNIESNVMIKGEVVIEEGSIVRHGSVIEGPVYIGKNSSIGPNAYIRPYTVIGSNSKIGSFVEVKESVIMENTKIPHLSYVGDSVIAEDVNFGAGTLIANLRFDERDIYVNIKEKRLNSGRKKLGAIIGAHVRTGINVSILPGVKIGSYARIYPGAVVNRDVRRGEFFGLR
- a CDS encoding 30S ribosomal protein S3ae, which translates into the protein MSSRSSGKSGTGQIKDKWRMKKWFSIYSPKIFGEVSLGSTPAFEVSQAIGRKVETTLYDLTGDFSTVYVHIYFKIYRNEGERLFTQFAGHELSRDYIRSLVRRKSSKINKVIDITTKDGYTLRIKTLALTAYRIHRDQATVIRKIMEDVVKKSAEGKTFDEFIQEMIFGNLANNIFNEAKKIAPLRKAEIEKSKVLLVPLIKESEKEVTQTVESSAASSG
- the trmJ gene encoding tRNA (cytidine-2'-O-)-methyltransferase TrmJ, which produces MIRVILVEPEGEYNVGFIARLCKNFDVDQLYIVNPKCDLDKAKQFSAKGNTFLERAKVVDKLEDAIEDLDLKISTSSIADSKGDMLRKSMAPWEISSLIGRRQVGLVFGRESVGLTREEIAMTDIMVFIPANRDYPVLNLSHAVSIILYELWKSKVNENRISNDMNVSSETLGFIDKYVKLIYNDVRRSDGDDAMYVATKRSLFRGIRDEEEGRAVVRFLRKVYMRILHTQE
- a CDS encoding HemK2/MTQ2 family protein methyltransferase, coding for MDGYRYFSYLGYKLCLDDNVYEPAEDSELLASILDLEKGESVLDVGSGSGILGIVAHSLGARVISVDINPFASLVTQCSARLNNIDIDVLNCDLTTCLRDVAFDSVIFNPPYLPVSETSSWIGYSWSGGIGGLEQLNRLLLLTRSRKYYFVYSSFTDEEKLFKILEERSLEVDKVKEIVVGFEILKAVKVIDKSYIGRT
- a CDS encoding 16S ribosomal RNA methyltransferase A — its product is MNYSQNFLVDKDVIRKISDNISTERPLIEIGCGKGNLSEVVSPDLCIEIDQRLLSFLKNYNPIQGDARKLPVLRGQIISSLPYSITYDFFMEIIKINGISRLLLILQEDFVNKVIDYPTFISFILNYYFEINKLFVIPPSSFRPAPRIFSALVSLKRSRQYDQKVTDVIACISKYRNKSLNNIAKLCGLNSSSDKRLRDFKPWMVIDILATLGISYA
- a CDS encoding DUF655 domain-containing protein; this encodes MSKKGPREQYVYVLDYLRDGNPLDRHSWHKNKPLLQLLGEDFFILMEAFPLTDKIQLEEKIDRDHEPPLLRVDVLIGYEDLTSLARDNLAKIIEKIITEKEHQFVNFFNKAEALTLKLHALELLPDIGKKTLRIILEERKKSPFTSYKDIEDRVGIKGVKEILKKRILLEIKREDKYFLFVYPTETEKRNQEQKYIGYLERIRHE